The following DNA comes from Dehalococcoidia bacterium.
TGGTCTGCGACCTGCTGCGCGCGGGAGACGTCATCACGCACTATGCCCATGGCAAGCCGGAGGGGGCTACGCTGGCGGATGGCCGGCCGCTCCCGGCGCTGCGCCGCGCTTACGAGCGGGGAGTGCTGCTGGACGTGGGGCACGGCCGTTCGAGCTTCTCGTTCCGCAGGTTCCGTCAGCTGCTCGAGGCGGGCATCAGGCCCAGCACGATATCGACGGACCTGCACGCTTCCAGCGCCAGGTCTCCGGTCGTCAGCCTGGCGAGGACGATGTCGAAGCTGATCGAACTCGGGCTCCCTCCGGTAGAGGCCCTGGACAAGGTTACCGCGGCCCCGGCCCGGGCCTTCGCGCTGCAAGGCTACGGTGAGCTGAAAGAAGGCGGCCCAGCAAGTCTCACGGCCTTCGTCCTGGAGGAGCGGGAGGTCATGACCGAAGACTCCCTGGGCGAGATGCTTGCTTGCAAGCTGTGGGTCCGGCCCATCGGCTGCCTGGCCGGTGGCGAGTGGTTCGAGGCGACGACGCCGCCATGAGGCGCGTCGTCAACGCCGCCGGCCACCTGAGCGCGCTGGGCGGGAGCGTCCTGTCGCCGGCCGTGCGGGCGGCGATGGACGACGCCGCGACACGTTACGTGGACGTGCGCGCGCTCGCGGCGGAGGCCGAAGCGGAGATCGCGCGGCTTTGCGGCGCCGAGAGCGCTTACGTGACTGCCGGCGCAGCGGCGGGCATCGCGATAGCTGTCGCCGGCTGCGTCACGCGGGGCGACGCGGCGCTCGCGCGGCAGGTGCCGTCCGTGGACACGCCATGGCGGGAGGTCGTGGTGCAGGCCGGCCACCTCATCGACTTCGGCGCGACCGTCGAGCAGATGGTGGCCCTCGGCGGCGGCGTCGTAAGGCCGGTGGGGACGAGAGAGGCCGTGACGCCGCGGGATCTGGAGGCGGCGCTCGGAGAGCGCAGCGCCTGCCTGCTCTGGGTGCAGTCGCACCACACGCGGGAGAATACGTCTCTCCCCCTCCAGACCTGCCTCGAGGCGGCGCGAAGGCGGGCCGTGCCCTTCGTGATGGACTGCGCCGCCGAGGAGGACCTGCAGGCCTACACGGCGCTCGGGGCCGACCTCGTGCTCTATTCGGGCACGAAGGCGATCGGCGCGCCGGTGAGCGGCATAATCGCCGGGCGCGAGCCGTTCGTGAGCTGGTGCCGGGCGCAGAGCAGGGGTATCGCCCGGGCGATGAAGGTCGGGAAGGAGCAGATAGCGGGGCTCATGGCAGCCCTGCGCGAGTACGCGGCACGCGACCCGCAGGCCGAAGCGAAGCGACAGGAGCGGCTCCTTGCGGCACTGGGAGATGGCCTGCGGGACCTGCCCGGCATCGACCTCCTGCTGGTCGAGGACGAAGCTGGCCGGCCCATCCGGCGGCTGGCGCTGCGGACGAGCCCTGAGTCGGCGCGGGCGCTGGCGCAAGCGCTGGCGGCCGGCGACCCCGCGGTCTACACACGCCCCCACCGGCTGGAGGAGGGGCTGGTCCAGTTCGACCCCCGCTGCCTGTCCGAAGCTGACGTCGCAGCGGTGGTCGCGGCCGTCCGGCAGGCGTGGTCCGGCGGAGGCCCCGCTTAGACGCCATGGCCCCGCGGCCGTGGCCGGGCCGGGAGGGCGTGCAGGCGAATTCGAGCCGCGGGTCGCTTGATATAATCGCGATGGACGCGACCGCGTTCCCGCGTCCGGAGGTGTACCCGCAGCAATGGCCACGAAGGACCCTAGAGAGCCCTTCACCCGGCTGAGCGTCCAGGAAGCCAAAGAGAAAATCGACAATGGCGCCCAGGTCATCGACGTACGCACGCCGGGCGAGTACGTCGGCGGCCATGTCCCCGGCGCCATCAATATCCCCCACATGTCCATCCTCGCCCAGAAGGACAAGCTCGCAAAGGACCGCGAGCTTGTCTTCATCTGCCAGGTCGGCCAGCGCAGCGCCCTGGCCTGCGAGTTTGCCGCCGCTGCCGGCTTCCGCGACCTGTACAACGTCGAGGGCGGCACCGAGGCCTGGATAAAGGCCGGCTACCCGACCGAGTGAGCCCGGCGCAAACATCCGCGCACCCGCGTCTCCGAGCGTGGCGGAGCGCATGGCCTTGCTCTGAGCCTTACGGGTCGCCCGGGCTGCGTGCCCGGGGGCGGTCCTGCCCTTGAGCCGGCGTCTCTACCTCTTCGACATCGACGGTACGCTCCTGAACTCGGGCGGGGCCGGCAGCCGGGCGATGCGGCGCGCCTTCAGTTCCCTCTGGGGCGTGGAAGATGGCTTCACGGGCATCGAATTCTCGGGCCGGACGGACCGGGTCATCCTCCGGGACGCGTGGGCCGCGCATGTCGAACCCTTGCGCCCGTTCGAGGAAGACCTCCAGCGCTTCAAACGCGCGTACTTCCGCCGGTTGCGTTCGACGCTCGAGGAGTGCGAGGGCGCGGTCCTGCCCGGCGTGGTGGAGACGCTGGCGGCGCTTGCCGATGACCCTCAGGCGACGGTCGCCCTGGGGACGGGGAACTTCCGCCGCGGGGCGGAGTTGAAGCTGACCTATTACGGCATCTGGGACTACTTCTGCGGCGGCGGCTTCGGCGACCGCGCGGAGCGGCGGGAGGACATGATCGCCGAGGCGCTGCGGGCCTGCCGGCCCTATGGCCGATTCGACACGGTGTTCGTTATCGGCGATACGGTGCACGACATGACATGCGCGAAAGCCCACGGCGCCGTCGCGGTCGGCGTAACGACCGGTCCCTGCGACGCCGCCGCGCTCGAGGCCGCGGGCGCCGACATCGTCCTCGATTCCCTGGTAGGCGCTGCCCGCGAGTTGCGGTGACTCGGGCGCCCCGGCGCCAGCCTCCCCTAGAATAGGCGCAACTTTCTCGCCCGGAGGTTTCAATGAGCACCTGGCGTCTCGACCCCGAGGTGAACCCTGAGAGCGTCGGCGTCGACTCCTCGACGCTCGACGAGATGGCCTCGCGCTTCGAGGCCGAGGTCGAGAAGGGGGAGTTGTTCGGCGGCGCCCAGATGGCGATGTACCGTCGCGGCAAGAAGGTCCTCGATGTCGGGGGAGGCATCGCCCGCCGGCGCACGGGCATGGAGGTGCGCCCGGACACCATGTTCGTCATCTTCAGTTCGACGAAGGGCCTGGCGGCGCTGGCAATGCTCATGCTCTATGAGCGCATGAAGTTCCATTACGACGAGCCGGTGGTGAAGTACTGGCCGGAGTTCGCCAGCCAGGTGCCGCAAAAGGCGTCGGTCACGGTCCGCCAGGTCATGGGCCACCGAGGGGGCTTCCCGAACGGGCCATCGTGGCTGACGGCGCGATACTGGCCGGACCGCGAGGCCATCCGGCGGGCGATGGTGGAGGTGCCGTTGGTCTGGACGCCCGGCGAGAAGAACGGCTATCACGCGATGAACTTCGGCCATGTCGTGAATGAGCTGATCGAGCGCATCGACGGGCGGGACTGCGGCCGGTTCCTTGCGGAGGAGGTGTTTGCGCCCCTGGGCGTCCGGGACCTGTACCTGGGGCTGCCGGCGGAGGAGGCGCTCGAAGAGCGCGTCGCCTGGGTCGAGAACGCCCAGCAGCCCCTAACGGCCGGTGAGGCGACCGGCGTTGCCAGCAGCGGCAGCGGCCCGAGCATCAGCGGCGGGATGCCACTGACTGCGCCCCGGGACGATGCGCACGCGGAGACGCCGGAGTTGTCCGAGCCCTTCAACAGGCCGGCGATCTGGCGGTCGGTCTTGCCGGCGGCGTCCGGCATCGGGACAGCGAGAGACCTGGCGAAGGTCTACGCCGCGCTCGCGCTCGGCGGCGAGATGGACGGCGTGAAGCTGGTGTCCGAGGAAGGGCTGCGCCACTGCACGACCCCGACCACCCGCCCGGGTGAGGTCGACCAGACGATCCGCCTGCCCATGCGTTGGGGGACGGGCTGGCATATGGGAGGCTACGGCAAGGGCGGCAGCATCCGGACCTTCGGCCACGGCGGCCGCGGCGGCCAGGTCGGCTTCGCCGACCCGGATCGGCAGTTGGCCTTTGGCTTCGTGACGACCGGCCAGCTGAAGGCTGTCGAGTACACGCAGTGGCGGGTGGACTTGCAGTCCCTCGCCTTCGAGGCCTGCCGGGATTAGGCACCATGGGCGATGCGGACGCGATTGGGCTTCGCGGCAAGCGTCTGCATATCCGCTACGACGGAGGCATCGAACTGCTGGCGGAGTACGGCGGGTCGAACGAACTGGCCTGGAAGGCGCTCGCCGGCCCGGCCGCGGGCGCCCAAGGCCGCGAGGTCTACGAGTGGTACGAGGCGGCGCCGGGAGTGTTCTTTGTGGCCTGGCTCGAGCGCACAGGCACGACAGTGAGCCAGATACTGGACCTGCAGCGCGGGGAAGTAGCGGCCTACGTCACGTTCGAGACGCCGGGCGGCCGCCAGGCCGTGTTCATGCGGGGCTCTGTCCGGGAGGCCTGACGGCGCCGTGTCCTCTCTCCTCATCCGAGACGCGACCGCGGCCGACCTGCCTCGCGTGGTGGAACTGCTGCAGCAGATGTCCCTCGACGAGCCTCGCGAGAGCCCGGGCCCGCCTCTGCCGCGCTCCTACTACGATGCCCTTGCCGCGATCGAGAGGGACGCGAACCATCGACTGCTGGTGCTGTGCGAGGGGGAGAGCGTGCTCGCGACGGCCTCGTTTTTCGTCGTGCCTAACATCTCTTACGGGGGCCGGCCGCACGCGATCATCGAGAACGTCGTCGTCGACGCTGCCGAGCGCGGGCACGGCGTCGGCGCGGCACTCGTGCGGCACTGCATCGAGCTCGCGAGAGAGGCCGGCTGCACGCGCCTGTCGCTGAGCACTGACGCCCGCCGCGCCGACGCCCACCGCTTCTACGAACGGCTTGGCTTCGTGGCATCGCACAGGGGCTATCGGCTGAAGCTGGCCTGAGGAGGGCAGGCGTCAGTACGAGGCGGTGGAGGTCAACGGTTGAGTTGAGCCGCGCAGCGGCGCCGAGGCCCCTCAAGTCCAACGCCACAGATCACCCTGGTGAGGTCCACCTCGACTAAGCCGTCAGCCTTCACGTGATACTGGTCGAGATCAGCATGGGCCGGGCCATAGATCCGTTCACCCAAGACCGTAAACGTGTTCAACTGACAGGGCTCGCGGAAGAGCCCTTCGGGATGGCCAAAGCCCTCGAGCAGGCTCCTGTTCGCCGGGTCCTCCGGCCCGTGCCACACGAGCCGGCAACGTGCCCTGGCAGGCTCGGCGCTCAGCCTTGACGCCTGGTACGGGTCCAGGTCGTAGAAAGCACGGAACTCGCCGTCAGGCAGCCTCACCAGGTAGAAGCGGTGATCGCGGAAGTGAGTCACACTGCCGGGTGCAAACCGGCTCTCGTGTCCGGCCACAATCAGCCGGGGACCAGTCGCCCCGCGGGGGTAGAGGAAGTCGATGACAAGGAAGCCTGACGCAAGGAGGGCAGACGCAATTGCGGCCCAGGTGAGACCGGTAAGCGACCAAGCCGGCGCCAAATACCTCACCTAGCTCGTACCCCACATCTGTTTCACGAACACATATTACATAAGCAAGACCGCCGAACCTGACTTGTCCGGGGCGCGCGTGCGGGAGGATTGTACGGACATTCGTCCGAAAGGCAGTTGACAGGTACGCCGCAATTGCTAGACTGCCTTTGCGGTCGATCCTCGGTCGGAGGACGGCCAGCAGCAGGATCTCCGCCCGGAGGCGGAAGCAGAGCCAGGCTCGCCCGGATCCCGAAGAGGACCGGGACGGCACAGAGAGGGCGCGAAGACGTCCTTCCCGTGTGCCCTTTTGGTCGGAGACCGGAAGGGTTTTTCGTTGGCGGCAACGAAAAAAAACATCGGGTTCATCGGGGCAGGCCGTGTCGGCGGCGCGCTCGCCATTTCTCTCCACGAAGCCGGTTATCCCGTCGTTGCCGTGGCCAGCCGCAGCCCCGAGGCTGCCGCGGCGCTAGCGGACCACATCCCGGGCTGCCAGGCGGTCACTCCTCAGGAAGTCGTCGACCGGAGCGAGGTCGTCTTCATCACGACCCCGGACGCCGCGATCCGTCCGGTGTGCGAATCTCTGACCTGGCGTGCCGGCATGGCTGCCGTCCACACCAGCGGCTCCGAGTCGAGCGCGCTGCTGGAGAAGGCGGCGCGAGAGGGCGCGGCGACGGGCTCGCTGCACCCGCTGCAGACGTTCGCCGATGCGCGCGAAGCCAGGACGAACCTGCCGGCCTCATACTTTGCCGTCGAGGCGGAGGGGTGGCTGCGGCTTACGCTGCTGGAGATCGTAGCTGCCCTCCAGGGCACGGCGATCGAGCTGCGTCCGGAGGACAAGGCCCTCTACCACGCGTCGGCTACCATCCTGAGCAACTACACCGTCACGCTGGCGAAGCTGGCGAGCGACCTCTGGTTGCGGTTCGGCTGGGAGCGGCCGGCGGCCCTGCGCGCGCTGCTGCCGCTCCTCAAAGGGGCCGTCAACAATGTCGAGTCGCTCGGCATCCCCCTGGCGCTGACCGGGCCGATCGCCCGCGGCGACGTGCAAACCGTCGAGCGCCACATCGCGGCGCTGCGCGAAGCCGCGCCCGACGTGCTCCCCGTATACCGCGAGCTCGCACTGCAGACCATACCGGTCGCCCTGGCCGCGGGCGGCCTTTCGAACCCCGCCGCAGAAGCGCTGAGGATGGTGTTGGAGCGGGAACAGCCCGCTGGCAGCAGGGAAGGAGCCAGGCCGCAGACATGAGGATGATGCTGAAGGGGAAGATCCACCGCGCCACGGTGACCGAGGCGAACGTCGACTACGAGGGCAGCATAACCATCGACCCGGTGCTGATGGACGCCGCCGGCATCGTGCAGTTCGAGCAGGTGCACGTGCTGGACATTAACAACGGCGCGCGGCTGACGACTTACGCCATCGAGGGCGAGCCGGGGAGCGGTGTGATCTGCATGAATGGCGCGGCGGCGCGCCTTGTCCACAAGGGCGACCTGGTCATCATCCTGGCCTACGACCTGCTGACCGAGGAGGAAGCGCAGGGACACAAGCCCTACCTGGTCTACGTGAACGAGCGCAACGAGATCGTCAGGACCGCGCGGGACATCCCGGTTGGAGTGCACTGAGAACGTGGGGTGCCGGGCTCCGGCCTGCCACCTCCAAGGAGGCCAGAGATGGCTCGGATAACAGTCGAGGAGATAAAGGCCAAGAAGCAGCGCGGCGAGCGGCTGGTCATGCTCACCGCCTACGACTATCCCTCCGCGCGCCTCGCGGAGGAGGCGGGTGTCGACATGATCCTGGTCGGCGACACGCTGGGAATGGTGGTGCTCGGCTACGACTCCACCATCCCCGTCACGATGGAGGACATGATCCACCACACGAAAGCGGTCGTACGGGGCAGCGAGCGCGCGATGGTGATCGGCGACATGCCGTTCATGAGCTTCCAGACGGGCGTGGACGACGCCATGCGGAACGCCGGCCGCTTCCTCAAAGAGGCCGGGTGCCAGGCGGTGAAGCTGGAGGGCGGCGTGCACATGGCGGAGACCGTCCGCCGCCTGGTGCAGGTCGGGATACCCGTGGTCGGGCACATCGGCCTGACGCCGCAGTCGGTGAACCAGCTCAGCGGCTTCAAGGTGCAAGGCAGGACGCCCGAGGCGGCGGAGCGGCTGATGGAGGACGCGATAGCGCTCCAGCAGGCGGGCGCCTTCGCCATTGTCCTGGAGCTGATACCCGCGCCTCTTGCCAAGCTCATCAGCCAGCGGCTGCGCGTCCCGACGATAGGCATCGGCGCCGGCGCTGGCTGCGACGGCCAGGTGCAGGTATGGCACGACATCCTGGGCCTGTACTCGTCGTTCGTGCCCAGGCACGCGAAGCAGTACGCCCAGATCGGCGACGCTATCCGCGACGCCATCAGCCGTTACGTCGCTGAGGTGCGATCGGGTGAGTTCCCGACCCAGAAGGAGAGCTTCCGCATGGACGAGAGGGTCCTGCAGGAGCTAGCAGCCGCCAAGGCGTAGCGCGGGTAAGGCGCTTGCAGGTCCTGCGGACAATCGCCGACTTCCGGCGCGAGCGCGGGGCTCTCTCTGGCAGCCTCGGCTTCGTGCCCACGATGGGTTATCTGCACGAGGGGCACATGTCCCTCGTCAGGGCGGCGCGCGAGGGCAACGAACACGCCGCCGTGAGCATCTTCGTGAACCCGACGCAGTTCGGGCCGAACGAAGACTTCTCCAGCTATCCGAGGGACGAAGAGCGAGACCTCTCGATGTTGCGGGACGCGGGCGTTGACCTGGTGTTCATGCCCTCCGCGGCAGAGATGTACCCCGAGGGCGCGACGACTTTCGTGGACCCGGGACCGATCGCCGAGGTGCTGGAGGGCAAGTTCCGGCCGGGGCACTTCCGCGGGGTCGCCACCGTGGTCCTCAAGCTGTTCGAGATCGTCCGGCCGACGCGCGCCTACTTCGGGCGCAAGGACGCGCAGCAACTGCTCGTGATCCGCCGGATGGTCCGCGACCTGAACCTCGATGTCGAGATCGTCCCCATGCCGACCCTGCGCGAGCCGGACGGCCTCGCCATGAGCAGCCGAAACGTCTACCTCTCCCCGAGCGAGAGGAAGCAGGCCCTCTGTCTCTACAGGGCGCTGACGCTGGCGCAGGAGATGTGGACCCGCGGCGTGCGGGACGCGGAGGCCTACCGCTCACGCATGCGGGAGGTGATCGAGGCCGAGCCGGGCGCGGTGATCGATTACGTGAGCGTGGCTCACCCCGAGTCGCTGCAGGAGCTAGAGCGCATCCAGGGGCCGGCGCTCGTGTCGCTGGCGGTCCGCATCGGCCGGGCCCGGCTGATCGACAACGTTACCCTGGGGGAGTAGGTCCGGTTGGTGCGGGCCGGCGCGGTGCGGTCTCTGGCCTTCGTTGGCCGTTAGTGACGGCTGGTGTCCCCCGAGGGGGGTGCGCGAGAGGGATCAGGAGTCTGGCGCCGTAGCTGCCCCTCACGGTGGTGTGGGACTCGAGGCTGCGCCGCCGTGGTGAGGGGGCGGGGGCGCTCGCCTTCGCTGCGCTCGGCTCGCGTAGGAGGGTGGGGGGGACACCCCCCACGCCCCCCGGCAGAGGGCTGCGCCCTCTGCGCTCCGCTCGCGGATGACTTCGGTTGGGGGCGAGGGCGCTCGCCTTCGCTGCGCTCGGCTGGCGGAGGGGGTGGGGGGATAGTCCCCCGCGCCCCGGGCCGAGGGCTGCGCCCTCTGCGCTCCGCTGCGGCGCGCGGCGGAGCGGCCGTTGCTATCCGGCGGCCTGGGCTGCGCTTGCGGCAGAGGGCTACGCCCCCTGCATTCCGCTCTGGGGCGACTTCCGTTGCGCCATGAGCGCGGCCCGGTGGTGGCGGGCTGCCTGGTCTACGGCGCGGAACTTGGTCGGGGCGGAGGTGTGGCAACGGGTGGCGACTGGGCGCGCTTCCGACCGTGGGCTCGCGTCGAGGCCAAAGGGGCGGACGCGGCTTGTTCCTATCGGGACGGCTGAGGACTATGCTCTAGGCAAAGATGACAGCTACTTCTGCGTTTCCCGGCGAGGCAGCGCGCCAGCTCTATATCGACCGCAGGGTCGTGACGGTAAAACCGGACCGGATCGACGTACATCCGGCGCGGAGCATCATTTTCCTGCCGCTGCTAGGCCTGGCCCTGGGAATCAGCGTCTTCCCGGCGATGTACTTCTGGGGCGAGTCGCTGAGTCTCGCACTGCGGTTCGCGCTGACGGCGGCAGCGATCGTGATAATCCCTGTTGCCGGCATGGGGCTGGTGTACAGCATCGCCGGCGCCCACATCGTCATCGAACGCCAGAAGCAGTCGGCGGTGCTGCAGCAGGGCTTCCTCGGCATGGGGGTCGGCACGCAGGAGCTGATCCCCTTCTGGAAGATCGACAAGGTCCTGGTCCGGGAGCTAACGCCGCACGACTACCGCGGCCACCAGGAGGACTTTGCGCAGTACGAGATCGCGATCGTCAAGGTCAGCGGCAAGGAAATCCCGGTCGGACTGGTTACGGTCCTTCGCGCCGAGGAGAAGGAGGGACTGGCGCGGGCGCGGGAGGTCGCGGCCGCGATCGCGGAGATGTGCGGCACGAAGGTCTCGGTTTCACGCGCGCGCGAGCAGAAGCCGAAGGACGGGAGGCGCTGATGCCTGCGCCACACCTCTCTCTCGTGGTGCCTTCCTTCGACGAGGAGAGGCGGATTGTGGCCTCGCTGGAGCGCATTGGCGCCTTCCTGGTGACGCTGGACTTCGACAGCGAGGTCATCGTGGTCGACGACGGGAGCGGCGAGCCGGGACTGCGCGCCAACGAAGTGGGGCTCGCGCGCTTGCCGGCGCGCGTCCGCGGCCGGCTGATCAGGCACGAAGTGAATCGGGGAAAGGGAGCAGCCGTGCGGACGGGCTGCCTCGCTGCCGAGGGCGACTACGTGGCCTTCATAGACGCGGACCTGGCGACGCCGCCGGAAGACCTCGTGGGCTTGATCAGAGAACTGGATGCGGGCGCCGACGTAGCGATCGGCATAAGGCGCCAGGAGGACGGGAGCGACATGCGCGCCCGGCGTTCACTGCCGCGACGCGCTGCCGGACAGATCTTCGCTTTCGCCATGCGCACTCTGCTCCTGCCAGACATCGCGGACAGCCAGTGCCCGCTGAAGGCGTTTCGCCGCCCGGCGGCGCAGCGGCTCTTCCGGCTGCAGCGCATCGATACGTGGTCCTTCGACGCCGAGGTGCTGTATCTCGCCTATCGTCTGGGGCTGAAGGTGGCGAGGGTGCCGGTGCGCTGGCAGGCGGTGGCCGGCTCCCACTTTCGTTTCAATCTGAAGAGCGCGCTGGAACTCTGGAACCTGCTCCGCATCCGCCTCGCCCACCGCTCGGTATCGCCACGGACACTGCTCGAAGAGGCGCCCGAGCCCGCCGGCTAATTCTCAGCGGCTCAGACCCTGTCTCAATCGCGCGGCCTCTGCCTGGAGCGCGGCGCTCACTGTCACCGAATAAGGGGTCCTGGCCGGGGATAGGGAAAGCAGCTCCTCCGGGAGCATGGCCAGCTGCGCCCGGCAGCGAGCCCGCGCCTCCTCAAGGGAGG
Coding sequences within:
- a CDS encoding beta-eliminating lyase-related protein: MRRVVNAAGHLSALGGSVLSPAVRAAMDDAATRYVDVRALAAEAEAEIARLCGAESAYVTAGAAAGIAIAVAGCVTRGDAALARQVPSVDTPWREVVVQAGHLIDFGATVEQMVALGGGVVRPVGTREAVTPRDLEAALGERSACLLWVQSHHTRENTSLPLQTCLEAARRRAVPFVMDCAAEEDLQAYTALGADLVLYSGTKAIGAPVSGIIAGREPFVSWCRAQSRGIARAMKVGKEQIAGLMAALREYAARDPQAEAKRQERLLAALGDGLRDLPGIDLLLVEDEAGRPIRRLALRTSPESARALAQALAAGDPAVYTRPHRLEEGLVQFDPRCLSEADVAAVVAAVRQAWSGGGPA
- a CDS encoding rhodanese-like domain-containing protein; its protein translation is MATKDPREPFTRLSVQEAKEKIDNGAQVIDVRTPGEYVGGHVPGAINIPHMSILAQKDKLAKDRELVFICQVGQRSALACEFAAAAGFRDLYNVEGGTEAWIKAGYPTE
- a CDS encoding HAD family hydrolase; the protein is MSRRLYLFDIDGTLLNSGGAGSRAMRRAFSSLWGVEDGFTGIEFSGRTDRVILRDAWAAHVEPLRPFEEDLQRFKRAYFRRLRSTLEECEGAVLPGVVETLAALADDPQATVALGTGNFRRGAELKLTYYGIWDYFCGGGFGDRAERREDMIAEALRACRPYGRFDTVFVIGDTVHDMTCAKAHGAVAVGVTTGPCDAAALEAAGADIVLDSLVGAARELR
- a CDS encoding serine hydrolase domain-containing protein; this translates as MSTWRLDPEVNPESVGVDSSTLDEMASRFEAEVEKGELFGGAQMAMYRRGKKVLDVGGGIARRRTGMEVRPDTMFVIFSSTKGLAALAMLMLYERMKFHYDEPVVKYWPEFASQVPQKASVTVRQVMGHRGGFPNGPSWLTARYWPDREAIRRAMVEVPLVWTPGEKNGYHAMNFGHVVNELIERIDGRDCGRFLAEEVFAPLGVRDLYLGLPAEEALEERVAWVENAQQPLTAGEATGVASSGSGPSISGGMPLTAPRDDAHAETPELSEPFNRPAIWRSVLPAASGIGTARDLAKVYAALALGGEMDGVKLVSEEGLRHCTTPTTRPGEVDQTIRLPMRWGTGWHMGGYGKGGSIRTFGHGGRGGQVGFADPDRQLAFGFVTTGQLKAVEYTQWRVDLQSLAFEACRD
- a CDS encoding MoaF N-terminal domain-containing protein yields the protein MGDADAIGLRGKRLHIRYDGGIELLAEYGGSNELAWKALAGPAAGAQGREVYEWYEAAPGVFFVAWLERTGTTVSQILDLQRGEVAAYVTFETPGGRQAVFMRGSVREA
- a CDS encoding GNAT family N-acetyltransferase; this encodes MSSLLIRDATAADLPRVVELLQQMSLDEPRESPGPPLPRSYYDALAAIERDANHRLLVLCEGESVLATASFFVVPNISYGGRPHAIIENVVVDAAERGHGVGAALVRHCIELAREAGCTRLSLSTDARRADAHRFYERLGFVASHRGYRLKLA
- a CDS encoding DUF2520 domain-containing protein; the protein is MAATKKNIGFIGAGRVGGALAISLHEAGYPVVAVASRSPEAAAALADHIPGCQAVTPQEVVDRSEVVFITTPDAAIRPVCESLTWRAGMAAVHTSGSESSALLEKAAREGAATGSLHPLQTFADAREARTNLPASYFAVEAEGWLRLTLLEIVAALQGTAIELRPEDKALYHASATILSNYTVTLAKLASDLWLRFGWERPAALRALLPLLKGAVNNVESLGIPLALTGPIARGDVQTVERHIAALREAAPDVLPVYRELALQTIPVALAAGGLSNPAAEALRMVLEREQPAGSREGARPQT
- the panD gene encoding aspartate 1-decarboxylase, with translation MRMMLKGKIHRATVTEANVDYEGSITIDPVLMDAAGIVQFEQVHVLDINNGARLTTYAIEGEPGSGVICMNGAAARLVHKGDLVIILAYDLLTEEEAQGHKPYLVYVNERNEIVRTARDIPVGVH
- the panB gene encoding 3-methyl-2-oxobutanoate hydroxymethyltransferase, yielding MARITVEEIKAKKQRGERLVMLTAYDYPSARLAEEAGVDMILVGDTLGMVVLGYDSTIPVTMEDMIHHTKAVVRGSERAMVIGDMPFMSFQTGVDDAMRNAGRFLKEAGCQAVKLEGGVHMAETVRRLVQVGIPVVGHIGLTPQSVNQLSGFKVQGRTPEAAERLMEDAIALQQAGAFAIVLELIPAPLAKLISQRLRVPTIGIGAGAGCDGQVQVWHDILGLYSSFVPRHAKQYAQIGDAIRDAISRYVAEVRSGEFPTQKESFRMDERVLQELAAAKA
- the panC gene encoding pantoate--beta-alanine ligase, with the protein product MQVLRTIADFRRERGALSGSLGFVPTMGYLHEGHMSLVRAAREGNEHAAVSIFVNPTQFGPNEDFSSYPRDEERDLSMLRDAGVDLVFMPSAAEMYPEGATTFVDPGPIAEVLEGKFRPGHFRGVATVVLKLFEIVRPTRAYFGRKDAQQLLVIRRMVRDLNLDVEIVPMPTLREPDGLAMSSRNVYLSPSERKQALCLYRALTLAQEMWTRGVRDAEAYRSRMREVIEAEPGAVIDYVSVAHPESLQELERIQGPALVSLAVRIGRARLIDNVTLGE
- a CDS encoding glycosyltransferase, coding for MPAPHLSLVVPSFDEERRIVASLERIGAFLVTLDFDSEVIVVDDGSGEPGLRANEVGLARLPARVRGRLIRHEVNRGKGAAVRTGCLAAEGDYVAFIDADLATPPEDLVGLIRELDAGADVAIGIRRQEDGSDMRARRSLPRRAAGQIFAFAMRTLLLPDIADSQCPLKAFRRPAAQRLFRLQRIDTWSFDAEVLYLAYRLGLKVARVPVRWQAVAGSHFRFNLKSALELWNLLRIRLAHRSVSPRTLLEEAPEPAG
- a CDS encoding nicotinate phosphoribosyltransferase, coding for EHGRFAGDVIALASESLPGEPLMVEVMHAGRRTAAGASSLEEARARCRAQLAMLPEELLSLSPARTPYSVTVSAALQAEAARLRQGLSR